A portion of the Scleropages formosus chromosome 13, fSclFor1.1, whole genome shotgun sequence genome contains these proteins:
- the thg1l gene encoding putative tRNA(His) guanylyltransferase isoform X2 — protein MGRAMSIALSSRGPPIGSREEPGFDGRVVLYPSNRNLRDYLSWRQADCHINNLYNTVFWNLVQKGGLTTSEAEEKLKGTLAADKNEILFSEFNINYNNEPLIYKKGTVLIWDKVNETTTKHVKLPNEDSEKEVTVTRTRNIITAHHCDFIGDEFWEEHPNILEDDCC, from the exons ATGGGCAGAGCGATGAGTATAGCTTTGTCTTCAAGAGGTCCTCCAATTGGTTCAAGAGAAGAGCCAG GTTTTGACGGCAGGGTGGTCCTTTACCCCAGCAATCGCAATCTAAGGGATTATCTGAGCTGGAGGCAGGCTGACT GCCATATTAATAACTTGTACAATACAGTATTTTGGAATTTGGTGCAGAAGGGGGGGCTGACCACTtctgaagcagaagaaaaattaaag ggcaCTCTGGCAgcagataaaaatgaaatattgttcTCGGAGTTCAACATAAACTACAACAACGAGCCACTCATTTACAAAAAAGGCACAGTCCTCATTTGGGATAAG GTCAATGAAACCACAACGAAACATGTAAAACTGCCAAATGAAGACAGTGAGAAAGAGGTGACAGTGACAAGGACTAGGAATATAATTACTGCACATCACTGTGACTTCATTGGGGATGAGTTCTGGGAGGAGCATCCAAACATTCTAGAAGATGACTGCTGCTAG
- the thg1l gene encoding putative tRNA(His) guanylyltransferase isoform X1, with protein sequence MLKHLAHHLRASLFSARCSRAADAVAKSAFEGSVSFSSSTAMAKSKFEYVRNFETDDTCLRNCYIVVRLDGRNFHRFAEQHNFVKPNDDRALGLMTRSARSVMEELEDIVIAYGQSDEYSFVFKRSSNWFKRRASKLMTHVASQFSSAYVFYWKDYFGEEQLLLYPPGFDGRVVLYPSNRNLRDYLSWRQADCHINNLYNTVFWNLVQKGGLTTSEAEEKLKGTLAADKNEILFSEFNINYNNEPLIYKKGTVLIWDKVNETTTKHVKLPNEDSEKEVTVTRTRNIITAHHCDFIGDEFWEEHPNILEDDCC encoded by the exons ATGTTGAAGCACCTGGCCCATCATCTCCGAGCATCTTTATTCTCCGCACGGTGTTCTAGAGCAGCTGATGCTGTAGCAAAGTCTGCCTTCGAGGGGTCAGTTAGTTTCTCCTCCTCGACTGCCATGGCCAAGAGCAAGTTCGAGTATGTTCGTAATTTTGAGACTGACGACACGTGTCTCAGGAACTGCTACATCGTGGTCCGTTTGGATGGGCGTAACTTCCACAG GTTTGCAGAGCAGCACAACTTTGTGAAGCCCAACGATGACCGAGCTCTGGGCCTCATGACCCGCAGCGCCCGCTCAGTaatggaggagctggaggacattGTCATTGCATATGGGCAGAGCGATGAGTATAGCTTTGTCTTCAAGAGGTCCTCCAATTGGTTCAAGAGAAGAGCCAG CAAACTGATGACACACGTTGCCTCCCAGTTCTCATCTGCATACGTTTTCTACTGGAAGGATTATTTTGGGGAAGAGCAGCTGCTTCTGTACCCACCAGGTTTTGACGGCAGGGTGGTCCTTTACCCCAGCAATCGCAATCTAAGGGATTATCTGAGCTGGAGGCAGGCTGACT GCCATATTAATAACTTGTACAATACAGTATTTTGGAATTTGGTGCAGAAGGGGGGGCTGACCACTtctgaagcagaagaaaaattaaag ggcaCTCTGGCAgcagataaaaatgaaatattgttcTCGGAGTTCAACATAAACTACAACAACGAGCCACTCATTTACAAAAAAGGCACAGTCCTCATTTGGGATAAG GTCAATGAAACCACAACGAAACATGTAAAACTGCCAAATGAAGACAGTGAGAAAGAGGTGACAGTGACAAGGACTAGGAATATAATTACTGCACATCACTGTGACTTCATTGGGGATGAGTTCTGGGAGGAGCATCCAAACATTCTAGAAGATGACTGCTGCTAG
- the lsm11 gene encoding U7 snRNA-associated Sm-like protein LSm11 isoform X2 yields MDEEERKMEGNLWTEREKDKETSCARNRDEADNADIDSKLDVSSDQFDPLLALYSPEIRLPYPNIRCFNNISEYESFLKGGRGRAKPQNVEKKRRKAQKGVADPERIERLKKLMVNAAPAEEQEEGEPGGGGASRRSVRMRKAPKNVLTRMPLHTGSPLGELFRCVQERIRVKVHIRTFKGLRGVCSGFVVAFDKFWNLAMVDVDETYRKPLLGEAIHHERALTVTRLFDRLKLQESPEFRLAQQKQAVLRDTEEKTLASETSVQEPIPTDKPGVGALTPRGQGPRMEEVRSSTSKEGHGKMCASKP; encoded by the exons ATGGatgaagaagagagaaaaatggaAGGAAATCTGTGGACAGAGCGTGAGAAGGATAAAGAGACATCATGTGCGAGAAATCGTGATGAGGCAGATAATGCGGACATTGACTCGAAACTGGATGTGAGTTCGGATCAGTTTGACCCCCTGCTGGCGCTCTACTCCCCCGAGATCCGCCTGCCGTACCCCAACATCAGGTGCTTCAACAACATCTCCGAATATGAGAGCTTCCTCAAAGGAGGCCGCGGCAGAGCGAAGCCGCAGAACGTGGAGAAGAAGAGACGGAAGGCCCAGAAGGGCGTCGCGGACCCGGAGAGGATCGAGAGGCTGAAAAAGCTTATGGTGAACGCGGCGCCGgcggaggagcaggaggagggcgAGCCGGGGGGTGGCGGCGCTAGCAGGAGGTCTGTTCGGATGAGGAAGGCGCCCAAAAACGTCCTGACGAGGATGCCGT TGCACACCGGAAGTCCGCTCGGCGAACTTTTCCGCTGCGTGCAGGAGAGGATCCGGGTCAAAGTTCACATCCGCACGTTCAAAGGGCTTCGCGGCGTCTGCTCGGGCTTCGTAGTGGCCTTCGACAAGTTCTGGAACTTG GCCATGGTGGATGTAGATGAGACCTACAGGAAGCCGCTGCTGGGAGAAGCCATTCACCATGAGCGTGCGCTCACTGTCACCAGG ctgtttgACAGGTTGAAACTGCAGGAAAGCCCAGAGTTCAGGTTGGCGCAACAGAAGCAAGCCGTCCTCAGGGACACGGAGGAAAAGACCCTGGCATCTGAGACCTCCGTGCAGGAACCCATCCCTACAGATAAGCCGGGAGTGGGTGCGTTAACACCCCGCGGCCAGGGACCGAGGATGGAGGAGGTCCGCAGCTCCACGTCTAAAGAAGGACACGGAAAGATGTGCGCATCCAAG CCGTAG
- the lsm11 gene encoding U7 snRNA-associated Sm-like protein LSm11 isoform X1, with amino-acid sequence MDEEERKMEGNLWTEREKDKETSCARNRDEADNADIDSKLDVSSDQFDPLLALYSPEIRLPYPNIRCFNNISEYESFLKGGRGRAKPQNVEKKRRKAQKGVADPERIERLKKLMVNAAPAEEQEEGEPGGGGASRRSVRMRKAPKNVLTRMPLHTGSPLGELFRCVQERIRVKVHIRTFKGLRGVCSGFVVAFDKFWNLAMVDVDETYRKPLLGEAIHHERALTVTRLFDRLKLQESPEFRLAQQKQAVLRDTEEKTLASETSVQEPIPTDKPGVGALTPRGQGPRMEEVRSSTSKEGHGKMCASKVDYQMVHTRHINQLFIRGENVLLINLQP; translated from the exons ATGGatgaagaagagagaaaaatggaAGGAAATCTGTGGACAGAGCGTGAGAAGGATAAAGAGACATCATGTGCGAGAAATCGTGATGAGGCAGATAATGCGGACATTGACTCGAAACTGGATGTGAGTTCGGATCAGTTTGACCCCCTGCTGGCGCTCTACTCCCCCGAGATCCGCCTGCCGTACCCCAACATCAGGTGCTTCAACAACATCTCCGAATATGAGAGCTTCCTCAAAGGAGGCCGCGGCAGAGCGAAGCCGCAGAACGTGGAGAAGAAGAGACGGAAGGCCCAGAAGGGCGTCGCGGACCCGGAGAGGATCGAGAGGCTGAAAAAGCTTATGGTGAACGCGGCGCCGgcggaggagcaggaggagggcgAGCCGGGGGGTGGCGGCGCTAGCAGGAGGTCTGTTCGGATGAGGAAGGCGCCCAAAAACGTCCTGACGAGGATGCCGT TGCACACCGGAAGTCCGCTCGGCGAACTTTTCCGCTGCGTGCAGGAGAGGATCCGGGTCAAAGTTCACATCCGCACGTTCAAAGGGCTTCGCGGCGTCTGCTCGGGCTTCGTAGTGGCCTTCGACAAGTTCTGGAACTTG GCCATGGTGGATGTAGATGAGACCTACAGGAAGCCGCTGCTGGGAGAAGCCATTCACCATGAGCGTGCGCTCACTGTCACCAGG ctgtttgACAGGTTGAAACTGCAGGAAAGCCCAGAGTTCAGGTTGGCGCAACAGAAGCAAGCCGTCCTCAGGGACACGGAGGAAAAGACCCTGGCATCTGAGACCTCCGTGCAGGAACCCATCCCTACAGATAAGCCGGGAGTGGGTGCGTTAACACCCCGCGGCCAGGGACCGAGGATGGAGGAGGTCCGCAGCTCCACGTCTAAAGAAGGACACGGAAAGATGTGCGCATCCAAGGTGGATTACCAGATGGTGCACACACGACACATAAACCAGCTATTCATCCGAGGTGAGAATGTCCTTCTCATCAATTTACAGCCGTAG
- the clint1a gene encoding clathrin interactor 1a, with translation MLNMWKVRELVDKATNVVMNYSEIESKVREATNDDPWGPSGQLMGEIARSTFMYEQFPEVMNMLWTRMLKDNKKNWRRVYKALLLLAYLIRNGSERVVTSAREHIYDLRSVENYHFVDENGKDQGINVRQKVKEIVEFVQDDDRLREERKKAKKNKDKYIGVSSDSMGGYRYRDQYDSEPRSKWDEDWDRGKGSFPFSEKLGEISDKIGSTIDDTINKFRKKDRDDSPDHFSDNEDEQDRERDQDRGARNGRPSKPEFKDEEETVTTKSVQIMQSTETTATRKRGAIPSKTVDLGAAAHYTGDKGSPSTRSNKVHTTATETSQPSGGGLVDLFMVDTGSSQTASAGSELVGGFADFSSPAASASLPAAAATVPSGSSDFGDWNAFPSSQPGAPTGTDLFAGVQPTPAAAPAPAPLSADLFDLMAPSQPTLSSSQSMTFTMSSSQSMGTNPGLTVSKSQPLQNLSSPMLPQQGGAQKPPGKATLPSTWSDPSVNICLDFLSPGSQPPKQAQPSLNTMMQQQGVQPQVGMVAQSFAGMNLNMQPTPTVVRAPVNPMMQSGGVSMSMSPNVTTGMLGMGTMGVTPGAGMPGSQGMMAVNMGMNMGMNMGMPAAGMGLPGTMGMPAMGVAHMNPSIVPPKQDAFANFTNFGK, from the exons CACCAATGTGGTTATGAACTATTCGGAGATTGAATCCAAGGTTCGAGAAGCCACCAACGATGACCCCTGGGGTCCCTCTGGACAGCTGATGGGGGAGATCGCTAG ATCCACCTTCATGTACGAGCAGTTCCCAGAAGTGATGAACATGCTATGGACTAGGATGCTGAAGGACAACAAGAAGAACTGGAGGAGAGTTTACAAG GCTTTGCTTCTGCTGGCGTACCTCATCAGAAACGGGTCCGAACGCGTCGTCACAAGCGCCAGAGAGCACATCTATGACCTGCGCTCAGTTGAAAACTACCACTTTGTAG ATGAGAATGGCAAAGACCAGGGCATCAACGTGCGGCAGAAGGTGAAGGAGATAGTCGAGTTTGTGCAGGATGATGACCGCCTACGGGAAGAGAGGAAGAAGGCGAAAAAGAACAAGGACAAATACATTGGCGTGTCTTCCGACAGCATGGGCGGCTACAGATACA GAGACCAGTATGATTCAGAGCCCCGGTCTAAGTGGGATGAGGACTGGGACAGGGGAAAGGGGTCCTTCCCCTTCAGTGAGAAGCTGGGTGAGATCAGCGACAAGATCGGCAGCACCATTGATGACACCATCAATAAGTTCCGCAAGAAGGACCGGGACGACTCACCCGATCACTTCAG CGACAATGAGGACGAGCAGGATAGAGAAAGAGACCAAGACAGAGGAGCTCGTAACGGCCGGCCCAGTAAACCTGAGTTCAAAGACGAGGAGGAGACGGTGACGACCAAGAGCGTTCAGATCATGCAGTCCACGGAGACCACAGCCACGCGCAAGCGAGGAGCCATCCCATCCAAGACAGTGGATCTGGGGGCTGCCGCACACTATACAGGGGACAAGGGCAGCCCAAGCACTCGCAGTAACAAG GTCCATACGACAGCCACAGAAACCAGTCAGCCTTCTGGTGGTGGACTGGTGGACCTGTTCATGGTGGACACTGGGTCCAGTCAGACAGCATCTGCAG GTTCAGAGCTCGTTGGCGGCTTTGCTGACTTTTCGTCTCCCGCAGCTTCGGCCAGCCTCCCAGCAGCAGCCG CCACGGTGCCCAGTGGGAGCAGCGACTTTGGGGACTGGAATGCCTTCCccagcagccagccaggggcccCCACAGGGACGGATCTGTTTGCCGGCGTACAGCCCACCCCAGCAGCCGCCCCGGCGCCTGCTCCACTCTCCGCCGACCTCTTTGACTTGATGGCGCCCTCCCAGCCCACCCTGAGCTCCTCACAAAGCATGACTTTCACCATGAGCAGTTCCCAGAGCATGGGCACTAATCCTGGGCTCACTGTGTCCAAATCACAG CCTCTGCAGAACCTCAGCAGCCCCATGCTGCCCCAGCAGGGCGGGGCCCAGAAGCCACCTGGTAAGGCCACGCTGCCTTCCACATGGTCGGATCCCAGCGTCAACATCTGCCTCGACTTCCTGTCCCCGGGATCCCAGCCACCCAAGCAGGCGCAGCCCAGCCTCAACACCATGATGCAGCAGCAAG GTGTCCAGCCACAGGTCGGCATGGTTGCCCAGAGCTTTGCTGGAATGAACCTGAACATGCAGCCTACGCCCACCGTGGTCAGAGCGCCTGTGAACCCCATGATGCAGAGTGGGGGGGTGTCAATGAGCATGTCGCCCAATGTGACGACAGGTATGCTTGGAATGGGCACCATGGGCGTGACCCCTGGAGCAGGAATGCCAGGCAGCCAAGGAATGATGGCAGTGAACATGGGCATGAACATGGGAATGAACATGGGCATGCCTGCTGCTGGAATGGGCCTCCCGGGTACCATGGGCATGCCTGCCATGGGTGTGGCTCACATGAACCCTTCTATCGTACCACCAAAACAAGATGCCTTTGCCAACTTCACCAACTTTGGAAAATGA